One stretch of Anabrus simplex isolate iqAnaSimp1 chromosome 3, ASM4041472v1, whole genome shotgun sequence DNA includes these proteins:
- the LOC136866435 gene encoding trypsin-7 isoform X2, protein MLPSVWILTVLGCNLAPILARPDGRIVGGELADIKDIPYQVSLQFNGQHGCGASIISNEWAITAAHCVKGVAVDNMQVRAGSSFHASGGSLHQVSEMHYHSNYGKPYRMDYDIAVIKVSPAFTFSDTVKAVSLQDNSVSAGTEAVVSGWGYTQENEGVNSPQLRKVSVPVIDRTYCDSEYYPDDISPRMICAGYEAGGKDACQNDSGGPLVANGNLVGVVSWGLGCAEADRPGVYTDVSVLRDWIKSTTGV, encoded by the exons CTCCCATTCTCGCGAGACCAGATGGCAGAATTGTGGGTGGCGAATTGGCAGATATCAAGGATATCCCGTATCAG GTCTCCCTACAGTTCAATGGACAGCATGGATGTGGAGCTTCCATCATCAGTAACGAATGGGCCATCACAGCTGCGCATTGTGTGAAAGG AGTAGCTGTTGATAACATGCAAGTGCGAGCTGGGTCCTCATTCCACGCCAGTGGAGGGTCACTGCACCAGGTCTCAGAAATGCATTACCACTCCAATTACGGTAAACCTTACAGAATGGACTACGACATAGCCGTTATAAAG GTTTCACCTGCATTCACATTCAGTGATACAGTGAAAGCCGTCAGTCTTCAGGACAATTCTGTATCTGCAGGAACCGAGGCAGTGGTTTCTGGATGGGGCTATACACAG GAAAATGAAGGTGTGAACTCGCCACAGCTTCGTAAAGTATCAGTTCCTGTTATCGACCGCACTTACTGTGACAGTGAGTACTACCCTGATGACATCTCTCCAAGAATGATTTGTGCTGGATATGAAGCCGGTGGAAAGGACGCCTGCCAG AACGACTCTGGTGGTCCCTTGGTTGCAAACGGAAATCTCGTTGGTGTGGTATCATGGGGTCTTGGATGTGCCGAAGCTGATAGACCAGGTGTCTACACTGACGTGTCAGTGCTGCGAGATTGGATTAAGTCAACAACGGGAGTCTGA
- the LOC136866435 gene encoding trypsin-7 isoform X1, whose amino-acid sequence MGKKFKSTNCGCGQALRSMREELERLWEIISILSEDTKEAPILARPDGRIVGGELADIKDIPYQVSLQFNGQHGCGASIISNEWAITAAHCVKGVAVDNMQVRAGSSFHASGGSLHQVSEMHYHSNYGKPYRMDYDIAVIKVSPAFTFSDTVKAVSLQDNSVSAGTEAVVSGWGYTQENEGVNSPQLRKVSVPVIDRTYCDSEYYPDDISPRMICAGYEAGGKDACQNDSGGPLVANGNLVGVVSWGLGCAEADRPGVYTDVSVLRDWIKSTTGV is encoded by the exons ATGGGAAAGAAGTTCAAGtctacgaactgtgggtgtggccaggcattaaggagtatgagagaggagttggagagattGTGGGAGATAATCAGCATTCTCTCTGAAGACACGaaagaag CTCCCATTCTCGCGAGACCAGATGGCAGAATTGTGGGTGGCGAATTGGCAGATATCAAGGATATCCCGTATCAG GTCTCCCTACAGTTCAATGGACAGCATGGATGTGGAGCTTCCATCATCAGTAACGAATGGGCCATCACAGCTGCGCATTGTGTGAAAGG AGTAGCTGTTGATAACATGCAAGTGCGAGCTGGGTCCTCATTCCACGCCAGTGGAGGGTCACTGCACCAGGTCTCAGAAATGCATTACCACTCCAATTACGGTAAACCTTACAGAATGGACTACGACATAGCCGTTATAAAG GTTTCACCTGCATTCACATTCAGTGATACAGTGAAAGCCGTCAGTCTTCAGGACAATTCTGTATCTGCAGGAACCGAGGCAGTGGTTTCTGGATGGGGCTATACACAG GAAAATGAAGGTGTGAACTCGCCACAGCTTCGTAAAGTATCAGTTCCTGTTATCGACCGCACTTACTGTGACAGTGAGTACTACCCTGATGACATCTCTCCAAGAATGATTTGTGCTGGATATGAAGCCGGTGGAAAGGACGCCTGCCAG AACGACTCTGGTGGTCCCTTGGTTGCAAACGGAAATCTCGTTGGTGTGGTATCATGGGGTCTTGGATGTGCCGAAGCTGATAGACCAGGTGTCTACACTGACGTGTCAGTGCTGCGAGATTGGATTAAGTCAACAACGGGAGTCTGA